Proteins encoded by one window of Simkaniaceae bacterium:
- the rlmN gene encoding 23S rRNA (adenine(2503)-C(2))-methyltransferase RlmN → MIHSKLTLLEEAPIKPLLYPLSLSFNEWKEWCARIQAPSFVANQIISWIYQKEILSPHEMMNLSAAVRRQLLEDFCWDLFAIEAHLKSKDGSHKLLLKTSDSHLIEMVIMPYENRSTLCLSSQVGCKMGCTFCQTGKMGLKRHLTSGEILGQIFLANRLLQQAGSDQKISNVVFMGMGEPLDNYDHVVSACSRMIDPHGLNLSKNRVTISTSGLIPALERLSQDLPVRLAISLHSADEEKRSAMMPVNRKYPLSELKKTLLNYPAPSRYGITFEYVMIENENDSIADAKKLVKFLHGIKAKVNLIPINHFPGIEMHPSGSERLRAFQKHLADRSIPAPIRYSRGQDVSGGCGQLAAKAEHELNMDPRILHKERRRLMNHPKN, encoded by the coding sequence ATGATACACTCTAAATTAACGCTTCTAGAGGAAGCTCCTATAAAACCGCTTCTTTACCCCCTTTCCCTCTCTTTTAATGAGTGGAAAGAGTGGTGCGCCCGCATTCAGGCTCCCTCCTTCGTAGCGAATCAAATCATCAGCTGGATCTATCAAAAAGAAATTTTATCCCCCCATGAGATGATGAACCTCTCTGCTGCGGTGCGCCGGCAACTCCTCGAAGATTTTTGTTGGGATCTCTTCGCTATTGAGGCCCATTTAAAATCGAAAGACGGTTCACATAAACTACTGCTTAAAACAAGCGATTCACACCTCATTGAAATGGTGATCATGCCCTACGAGAATCGCTCAACGCTTTGCCTGAGTAGCCAAGTGGGGTGTAAAATGGGATGCACGTTCTGCCAAACGGGCAAAATGGGGCTCAAGCGCCATCTCACCTCAGGTGAGATCCTCGGACAAATTTTTCTAGCCAACCGCCTGCTTCAACAAGCCGGCTCTGATCAAAAAATTTCTAACGTCGTTTTTATGGGCATGGGCGAGCCGCTTGACAACTACGACCACGTCGTCTCAGCATGTTCACGCATGATTGATCCTCATGGACTTAACCTCTCCAAAAATCGCGTGACGATTTCAACTTCGGGCCTCATCCCCGCTCTTGAGCGTCTCTCTCAAGATTTACCCGTGCGGCTTGCGATTTCTCTGCATTCCGCAGATGAAGAAAAACGCAGTGCGATGATGCCCGTCAATCGCAAATACCCCCTTTCGGAACTCAAAAAAACGCTCCTCAATTACCCGGCTCCTTCGCGCTACGGCATTACCTTTGAATATGTGATGATTGAAAATGAGAATGATTCGATTGCCGATGCTAAAAAACTGGTGAAATTTCTTCATGGCATCAAAGCCAAAGTGAATCTCATTCCCATCAATCACTTTCCCGGCATTGAAATGCACCCATCCGGCAGCGAGAGACTCCGCGCTTTTCAAAAACATCTCGCCGACCGCTCGATCCCGGCCCCCATTCGCTACAGCCGCGGACAAGATGTAAGCGGTGGTTGCGGCCAGCTCGCAGCTAAAGCCGAGCACGAACTCAACATGGACCCCCGCATTCTCCACAAAGAGCGGCGTCGACTTATGAATCATCCAAAAAATTGA